Proteins from a genomic interval of Drosophila melanogaster chromosome 2R:
- the Dlip3 gene encoding dorsal interacting protein 3, protein MSRKNGNQDTFPKTEKMQRYYAERETTGPEFDDRLIKLVRANPAIYDVSHPHYRRNPVRVDIWDRIANELGASSRFLQTKWKNIRYNYLQEVKAIETGQANPNVRKRRFTEDLSFLQNTAQTYNVKKSQSYVAQQNGMGSDNDSNSFLYPDPEHLKIDASEGYDIIELDNSDDGSNSDDNEIVPELQLVMGESKQQLSLPTTLNGTSSSNHSHEHDQASSPASSPLLTPMVVMGNGYGQEVHLEQQQTQEQKPFKNSSLSNGEVTIEPIYKPAAIRRALPSDFLTNPFKRKATQAPLQTQVTSSFNDPIELYCLSLVDTLRSMRRSERERVKFEFANILKDAKYKDES, encoded by the exons ATGAGCCGAAAGAACGGAAACCAGGACACCTTTCCCAAGACGGAGAAGATGCAGCGCTACTACGCGGAGCGCGAGACCACAGGACCCGAGTTCG ACGATCGCCTGATAAAGCTTGTGCGCGCCAATCCGGCCATCTATGATGTCAGCCATCCGCACTATCGCCGTAATCCGGTGCGGGTGGACATATGGGATCGCATTGCCAACGAACTGGGCGCCTCCT CCCGATTTCTGCAAACCAAATGGAAGAACATACGATACAACTATCTGCAGGAGGTCAAGGCGATTGAGACGGGCCAGGCGAATCCGAACGTACGCAAGCGGCGCTTCACTGAGGATCTATCCTTTCTGCAGAACACGGCCCAAACCTACAATGTGAAGAAATCCCAGAGCTACGTGGCCCAACAGAATGGAATGGGAAGTGACAACGACAGCAATAGCTTTTTGTATCCCGATCCGGAGCACCTAAAGATCGACGCCTCCGAGGGCTACGACATCATCGAGCTGGACAACAGCGACGATGGCTCAAATAGCGACGACAACGAGATTGTGCCCGAGTTGCAGCTGGTCATGGGAGAGTCCAAGCAGCAATTATCCCTGCCGACGACACTGAAcggcaccagcagcagcaatcacAGCCACGAACATGACCAAGCCAGCTCGCCGGCCTCCTCGCCCCTGCTAACGCCGATGGTTGTAATGGGCAATGGCTATGGCCAGGAGGTGCATCTAGAACAGCAGCAGACACAGGAGCAAAAGCCGTTCAAGAATAGCTCGCTGTCCAACGGAGAAGTGACCATTGAGCCCATTTACAAGCCTGCGGCTATCAGACGCGCATTACCCAGCGATTTTCTGACCAATCCCTTCAAGCGCAAGGCAACCCAAGCGCCGCTTCAGACCCAAGTGACGTCGTCCTTCAACGATCCCATCGAGCTCTACTGCCTATCGCTGGTGGACACACTGCGCAGCATGCGGAGATCGGAACGGGAGCGGGTCAAGTTCGAGTTCGCCAACATTCTGAAGGACGCCAAGTACAAGGACGAAAGCTAA
- the Spn55B gene encoding serpin 55B, which produces MFDFNLEFARGGARFTSELFQLLSAGGLKENVVFSPFSIQTCIALAFAGSQGETADEIAKALHFVSNFPPEVAQTFQFVLEKYRNSNLLRVANKLYVQEGKQLKPAYQSAIKEQYHSEAESINFALNDAAAQAINAWVNAKTQGKITELVSADSFSDNTRLVLLNALHFKGSWAHKFSEERTEEDIFWVGEEEQVKINYMNQKAKFNYGFFEDLGCTALEMPYQDSDLSMFVLLPQERTGIYALAEKLKTVNLVDLADKLTVEEVHVKFPKFKVDYSLELAEKLKQLGITKMFTDQAEFSNLLESPEGVFVSKVLHKATIEVNEEGTEAAAATGMIMMTRMMTFPLQFQADRPFLYVIWNKKNILFAGAFVKAA; this is translated from the exons ATGttcgatttcaatttggaATTTGCGCGTGGAGGTGCCCGTTTCACCAGCGAACTTTTTCAGCTTTTGAGCGCTGGCGGGCTCAAGGAGAACGTCGTCTTCTCGCCCTTCTCCATCCAAACTTGCATTGCCCTGGCCTTTGCCGGATCGCAGGGTGAAACCGCCGACGAGATCGCCAAGGCACTGCACTTCGTCTCCAACTTTCCGCCGGAGGTGGCCCAAACGTTCCAGTTTGTGCTGGAGAAGTACCGCAACAGTAACCTGCTGCGCGTTGCCAACAAGCTGTACGTGCAGGAGGGCAAGCAGCTGAAGCCCGCCTACCAGTCGGCCATCAAGGAGCAGTATCATTCGGAGGCGGAGTCCATTAACTTTGCGCTCAACGATGCCGCCGCCCAGGCCATCAATGCCTGGGTGAATGCCAAGACTCAGGGCAAGATTACGGAGCTGGTCAGCGCGGACTCGTTCTCGGACAACACCAGGCTGGTCCTGCTCAATGCCCTCCACTTCAAGGGCAGCTGGGCGCACAAGTTCAGCGAGGAGCGCACCGAGGAGGATATCTTCTGGGTgggcgaggaggagcaggTTAAAATCAACTACATGAACCAGAAGGCCAAGTTCAACTATGGCTTCTTCGAAGATCTGGGCTGCACTGCCCTGGAGATGCCCTACCAGGACTCTGACCTCTCCATGTTCGTGCTGCTGCCGCAGGAGCGGACAGGTATTTACGCCCTAGCCGAGAAGCTCAAGACTGTGAACCTGGTGGATTTGGCCGACAAGTTGACCGTGGAAGAGGTCCATGTCAAGTTCCCCAAGTTTAAGGTGGACTACTCCCTGGAATTGGCCGAGAAACTGAAGCAG CTGGGCATCACGAAAATGTTTACGGACCAAGCTGAGTTTAGCAATCTGCTGGAATCCCCCGAGGGCGTCTTTGTGTCCAAGGTGCTGCACAAGGCCACCATCGAGGTGAATGAGGAGGGCACGGAGGCGGCGGCTGCCACCGGCATGATCATGATGACCCGCATGATGACCTTCCCGCTGCAGTTCCAGGCGGACCGGCCCTTCCTCTACGTCATCTGGAATAAGAAGAACATCCTCTTCGCTGGCGCCTTCGTTAAGGCTGCCTAA